A genomic window from Panthera tigris isolate Pti1 chromosome B4, P.tigris_Pti1_mat1.1, whole genome shotgun sequence includes:
- the LOC102950214 gene encoding keratin, type II cuticular Hb5-like, translated as MASRPHRIRSGYGVRNFSSCSAVLPKPSAHSCSSAMAYRGGSPGGPGYRRLGGFGSRSLCAVGSPRMAVSCGWPLRSGGSFGYRVGGLCGPSPPCITSVSVNESLLTPLNLELDPNAQCVKHQEKEQIKCLNNKFAAFIDKVRFLEQQNKLLETKWQFYQNRKCCESNLEPLFEGYIETLRREAECVEADSGRLASELNHVQEVLEGYKKKYEEEVALRTTAENEFVVLKKDIDCAYLRKADLEANVEALREEMGFLQALYEEEIYLLQSQISDTSVVVKMDNSRELNMDSVVAEIKAQYDDIASRSRAEAESWYQTKCEEMKATVSQQGENLRRTKDELNELNRMIQRLTAEVENAKQQRCKLEGAVAEAEQQGEAALGDAKCKLAGLEAALQKAKQDMACLLKEYQEVMNSKLGLDVEIATYRKLLEGEESRLCEGVGSVNICVSRSQGGVICGDLSATVPRGPGVVASSSGALCSPSVVGACSGVRSVRFA; from the exons ATGGCCAGCCGTCCCCACCGCATCCGCTCCGGCTATGGGGTCAGGAACTTCAGCTCCTGCTCTGCCGTCCTGCCCAAGCCGTCGGCCCACAGCTGCTCCAGTGCCATGGCCTATCGCGGGGGCAGTCCTGGGGGGCCCGGCTACAGGCGCCTCGGGGGCTTTGGCAGCCGGAGCCTGTGCGCAGTGGGGTCCCCGCGGATGGCGGTGAGCTGTGGATGGCCCCTGCGCAGCGGGGGCAGCTTTGGCTACCGCGTAGGGGGCCTTTGTGGACCCAGCCCGCCCTGCATCACTAGCGTGTCGGTCAATGAGAGCCTCCTCACGCCCCTCAACCTGGAGCTTGACCCGAACGCGCAGTGCGTCAAGCACCAGGAGAAGGAGCAGATCAAGTGCCTGAACAACAAGTTTGCTGCCTTCATTGACAAG GTGCGCTTCCTGGAGCAGCAGAACAAGCTTCTGGAGACCAAGTGGCAGTTCTACCAGAACCGCAAGTGCTGCGAGAGCAACCTGGAGCCCCTGTTCGAGGGCTACATCGAGACGCTGAGGCGGGAGGCCGAGTGCGTGGAGGCCGACAGCGGGAGGCTGGCCTCGGAGCTCAACCACGTGCAGGAGGTGCTGGAGGGCTACAAGAAGAA gTATGAAGAAGAAGTGGCCCTCAGGACCACGGCTGAGAATGAGTTTGTGGTGCTGAAGAAG GACATAGACTGTGCCTACCTGCGCAAGGCTGACCTGGAGGCAAATGTGGAGGCGCTAAGGGAGGAGATGGGCTTCCTACAGGCCCTCTATGAGGAG GAAATCTACCTCCTTCAGTCACAAATCTCTGACACCTCAGTGGTCGTCAAAATGGACAACAGCCGGGAGCTCAACATGGACTCAGTGGTGGCCGAGATCAAGGCTCAGTATGACGACATCGCCAGCCGCAGCCGGGCTGAGGCCGAGTCCTGGTACCAAACCAAG TGCGAGGAGATGAAGGCCACGGTGAGCCAGCAGGGCGAGAACCTCCGCAGAACCAAGGATGAGCTCAATGAGCTGAACCGCATGATCCAGAGGCTGACGGCAGAGGTGGAGAATGCCAAGCAGCAG CGGTGCAAGCTGGAGGGCGCCGTGGCTGAGGCAGAGCAGCAGGGCGAGGCAGCCCTCGGTGATGCCAAATGCAAGCTGGCGGGGCTGGAGGCCGCCCTTCAGAAGGCCAAGCAGGACATGGCCTGTCTGCTCAAGGAGTACCAGGAGGTGATGAACTCCAAACTGGGCCTGGACGTGGAGATCGCCACTTACAGAAAGCTGCTGGAGGGCGAGGAGAGCCG CTTGTGTGAAGGCGTGGGCTCCGTCAATATCT GTGTGAGCCGTTCCCAGGGTGGCGTGATCTGCGGTGACCTCAGTGCCACTGTCCCTCGTGGCCCAGGGGTTGTGGCTTCCAGCAGTGGTGCCCTCTGCTCCCCCTCTGTAGTGGGGGCCTGCTCCGGTGTGAGATCCGTGCGGTTTGCATAG
- the LOC102949931 gene encoding keratin, type II cuticular Hb5 isoform X1, protein MSCRSYRINSGCGVTRTFSSCSAVAPKTGNRCCISAAPYRGVSCYRGLTGFGSRSLSNLGSCGPRMAVGGFRAGSCGRSFGYRSGGVCGPSPPCITTVSVNESLLTPLNLEIDPNAQCVKHEEKEQIKCLNNRFAAFIDKVRFLEQQNKLLETKWQFYQNQRCCESNMEPLFNGYIETLRREAECVEADSGRLASELNHVQEVLEGYKKKYEEEVALRATAENEFVVLKKDVDCAYLRKSDLEANVEALVEESSFLKRLYDEELQVLHAHISDTSVIVKMDNSRDLNMDCVVAEIKAQYDDIASRSRAEAESWYRSKCEEMKATVIRHGETLRRTKEEMNELNRMIQRLTAEIENAKCQRAKLEAAVAEAEQQGEAALSDARCKLAELEAALQKAKQDMACLLKEYQEVMNSKLGLDIEIATYRRLLEGEEHRLCEGVGSVNVCVSSSRGGVSCGGLTCSTTPGRQIASGPVATGGSITVMAPDSCAPCQPRSASFSCGSSRSVRFA, encoded by the exons ATGTCCTGCCGCTCCTACCGGATCAACTCAGGATGTGGGGTCACCAGGACCTTCAGCTCCTGCTCGGCTGTGGCCCCCAAAACTGGCAACCGCTGCTGCATCAGCGCGGCACCCTACCGAGGGGTGTCCTGCTACCGGGGGCTGACGGGCTTCGGCAGCCGCAGCCTCTCCAACCTGGGCTCCTGTGGGCCCCGCATGGCCGTGGGCGGCTTCCGCGCCGGCTCCTGCGGCCGCAGCTTCGGCTACCGCTCCGGCGGCGTGTGTGGGCCCAGCCCGCCCTGCATCACCACCGTGTCGGTCAACGAGAGCCTCCTCACGCCCCTCAACCTGGAGATCGACCCCAATGCGCAGTGTGTGAAGCACGAGGAGAAGGAGCAGATCAAGTGTCTCAACAACCGGTTCGCTGCCTTCATCGACAAG GTGCGCTTCCTGGAGCAGCAGAACAAGCTTCTGGAGACCAAGTGGCAGTTCTACCAGAACCAGCGCTGCTGTGAGAGCAACATGGAGCCCCTGTTCAATGGCTACATCGAGACGCTGAGGCGGGAGGCCGAGTGCGTGGAGGCCGACAGCGGGAGGCTGGCCTCGGAGCTCAACCACGTGCAGGAGGTGCTGGAGGGCTACAAGAAGAA GTATGAAGAGGAGGTGGCTCTGAGAGCCACGGCAGAGAACGAGTTCGTGGTTCTGAAGAAG GACGTGGACTGCGCCTACCTGCGGAAATCAGACCTGGAGGCCAATGTGGAAGCGTTGGTGGAGGAGTCTAGCTTCCTGAAGCGCCTCTACGATGAG GAGCTCCAAGTTCTCCATGCCCACATCTCAGACACCTCGGTCATCGTCAAGATGGACAACAGCCGGGACCTGAACATGGACTGCGTTGTGGCCGAGATCAAGGCTCAGTACGATGACATCGCCAGCCGCAGCCGGGCTGAGGCCGAGTCCTGGTACCGCAgcaag TGCGAGGAGATGAAGGCCACGGTGATCCGGCACGGGGAGACCCTGCGCCGCACCAAGGAGGAGATGAACGAGCTGAACCGCATGATCCAGAGGCTGACCGCTGAGATCGAGAATGCCAAGTGTCAG CGGGCCAAGCTGGAGGCCGCCGTGGCCGAGGCAGAACAGCAGGGCGAGGCGGCCCTGAGCGACGCCCGCTGCAAGCTGGCCGAGCTGGAGGCCGCCCTGCAGAAGGCCAAGCAGGACATGGCCTGCCTGCTCAAGGAGTACCAGGAGGTGATGAACTCCAAGCTGGGCCTGGACATCGAGATCGCCACCTACAGGCGGCTGCTGGAGGGCGAGGAGCACAG GCTGTGTGAAGGTGTGGGCTCCGTGAATGTCT GCGTCAGCAGCTCCCGTGGCGGAGTCTCCTGCGGGGGCCTCACATGCAGCACCACCCCGGGGCGCCAGATTGCCTCTGGCCCCGTGGCCACCGGAGGCAGCATCACGGTGATGGCGCCCGACTCCTGTGCCCCCTGCCAGCCCCGCTCCGCCAGCTTCAGCTGCGGGAGCAGCCGGTCTGTCCGCTTTGCGTAG
- the LOC102949931 gene encoding keratin, type II cuticular Hb5 isoform X2 produces the protein MSCRSYRINSGCGVTRTFSSCSAVAPKTGNRCCISAAPYRGVSCYRGLTGFGSRSLSNLGSCGPRMAVGGFRAGSCGRSFGYRSGGVCGPSPPCITTVSVNESLLTPLNLEIDPNAQCVKHEEKEQIKCLNNRFAAFIDKVRFLEQQNKLLETKWQFYQNQRCCESNMEPLFNGYIETLRREAECVEADSGRLASELNHVQEVLEGYKKKYEEEVALRATAENEFVVLKKDVDCAYLRKSDLEANVEALVEESSFLKRLYDEELQVLHAHISDTSVIVKMDNSRDLNMDCVVAEIKAQYDDIASRSRAEAESWYRSKCEEMKATVIRHGETLRRTKEEMNELNRMIQRLTAEIENAKCQRAKLEAAVAEAEQQGEAALSDARCKLAELEAALQKAKQDMACLLKEYQEVMNSKLGLDIEIATYRRLLEGEEHRLCEGVGSVNVCNSSRGGVSCGGLTCSTTPGRQIASGPVATGGSITVMAPDSCAPCQPRSASFSCGSSRSVRFA, from the exons ATGTCCTGCCGCTCCTACCGGATCAACTCAGGATGTGGGGTCACCAGGACCTTCAGCTCCTGCTCGGCTGTGGCCCCCAAAACTGGCAACCGCTGCTGCATCAGCGCGGCACCCTACCGAGGGGTGTCCTGCTACCGGGGGCTGACGGGCTTCGGCAGCCGCAGCCTCTCCAACCTGGGCTCCTGTGGGCCCCGCATGGCCGTGGGCGGCTTCCGCGCCGGCTCCTGCGGCCGCAGCTTCGGCTACCGCTCCGGCGGCGTGTGTGGGCCCAGCCCGCCCTGCATCACCACCGTGTCGGTCAACGAGAGCCTCCTCACGCCCCTCAACCTGGAGATCGACCCCAATGCGCAGTGTGTGAAGCACGAGGAGAAGGAGCAGATCAAGTGTCTCAACAACCGGTTCGCTGCCTTCATCGACAAG GTGCGCTTCCTGGAGCAGCAGAACAAGCTTCTGGAGACCAAGTGGCAGTTCTACCAGAACCAGCGCTGCTGTGAGAGCAACATGGAGCCCCTGTTCAATGGCTACATCGAGACGCTGAGGCGGGAGGCCGAGTGCGTGGAGGCCGACAGCGGGAGGCTGGCCTCGGAGCTCAACCACGTGCAGGAGGTGCTGGAGGGCTACAAGAAGAA GTATGAAGAGGAGGTGGCTCTGAGAGCCACGGCAGAGAACGAGTTCGTGGTTCTGAAGAAG GACGTGGACTGCGCCTACCTGCGGAAATCAGACCTGGAGGCCAATGTGGAAGCGTTGGTGGAGGAGTCTAGCTTCCTGAAGCGCCTCTACGATGAG GAGCTCCAAGTTCTCCATGCCCACATCTCAGACACCTCGGTCATCGTCAAGATGGACAACAGCCGGGACCTGAACATGGACTGCGTTGTGGCCGAGATCAAGGCTCAGTACGATGACATCGCCAGCCGCAGCCGGGCTGAGGCCGAGTCCTGGTACCGCAgcaag TGCGAGGAGATGAAGGCCACGGTGATCCGGCACGGGGAGACCCTGCGCCGCACCAAGGAGGAGATGAACGAGCTGAACCGCATGATCCAGAGGCTGACCGCTGAGATCGAGAATGCCAAGTGTCAG CGGGCCAAGCTGGAGGCCGCCGTGGCCGAGGCAGAACAGCAGGGCGAGGCGGCCCTGAGCGACGCCCGCTGCAAGCTGGCCGAGCTGGAGGCCGCCCTGCAGAAGGCCAAGCAGGACATGGCCTGCCTGCTCAAGGAGTACCAGGAGGTGATGAACTCCAAGCTGGGCCTGGACATCGAGATCGCCACCTACAGGCGGCTGCTGGAGGGCGAGGAGCACAG GCTGTGTGAAGGTGTGGGCTCCGTGAATGTCTGTAA CAGCTCCCGTGGCGGAGTCTCCTGCGGGGGCCTCACATGCAGCACCACCCCGGGGCGCCAGATTGCCTCTGGCCCCGTGGCCACCGGAGGCAGCATCACGGTGATGGCGCCCGACTCCTGTGCCCCCTGCCAGCCCCGCTCCGCCAGCTTCAGCTGCGGGAGCAGCCGGTCTGTCCGCTTTGCGTAG